The genomic region GCGGTGAAGGAGGGAAAGAAAGGGGTTCTTGATGAGGCAGATGAATTAATGGGTGTGCCGATATAAACTGAGTATCAGTGAGCTCCTCAACATCATGGTTGCTGTCGTCATAATCGTCCCCATCATCTAAGTCTTCATTCATCCTTGGGCCATTATCCATGACCACCGTCTCGTCTATGTCATCAGACTCTTCATCAGAAATCACAATGGCCTCTACTTTCACTtcaaaactctcttcattttcctCCCCTGAAGTTTGTGAAAGACTTCCTTCCCTAAAGTTTCGTGAAAGTTTAAGCTTATTTCGCATGCTACTTACACTGGACGAAGTGTTCTTATGTCTCCTTTCATTTTGGCTCTGAATGTGCTGGGATGACCCTGGATTTTCAGTAGTTTTATTCTGAACTTGGGGTTTTAGTGTTTGAGTCTGCATGAAAACACTAGATTCATGTTCTTGGACAGTGCTGGTGTTGTCCACACTGCTCAGAGCCACAGCAGTGGCTACAACAGGTTGCGTCTCTGTCTGAATTAGTTCTGTTGTACTACATGGACTTGAAAGTGCTGACTCAAGGCTAGAAGACCGTGCCGATATTCTTGTTTTGTCAGGTCTTGGTGATGAACGATATGTGGATGGTCCTGAACAAGAATTACTAACGGCTGGTTGCGAATCCATTCCTGGTTGGGTAGTGTCCGCCATATCTGAACTCTCTACGCTGTGTGTGAGGAGGTTAGCCATCCCTGATTGTGTTTCAGTCTTGGCATCAATATAAAGTGACATTTGTTGGCTTGACTGATGACAATGTGCTAGTCCTCCATCTCTTCCTGTTTCTGCAACAGGTTCGTCTTCTCTAGGCGAGCTGTCAAGCCCTCCCATTTTAGCAGACTCATTTGCTCCAACTTCTACTCTTGTGCTATCCGCCTCAGCCAATCCTCGACCCTGGAGTCTTCTCTTACAAACTCGCACTACATCATTCATATGTAAGAAGCTGGCTGCGGCGAGCACATCCTCGGGAGGGGGGTGGGTTACTAATTGCAGCACACCTTCGTACATGAAATCAAGAAGGAGTCCAAAGGCTTGAGGGGTCACGATATCTCCATTAATAGTGACTGTGTCTCTCTGTGGCCCTCCGTTGACTGTGCTGGTATTTCCCATTGACTGATCTGAGTAAAACATATGGAAGAAAGGGGAGAAAGAGGCCAAAACGGCACGATGGGCTCTGAAACGAGTTGGGCCGACCTGTACGGTGCAGTCACATAGGAAACCTTGCAGACGCTGAGAGCGCAAGCTGGCCAAGAGCTGCTGACCATGTCCTGGGAACTCCATTTCTACTGACAACCTAGtaaaaacattaatgttattctctagaaaatgtgttatatttttaataagcaGTTTATGCAGTGTATAttcataataatattataaaattcaCATTATTAACATCTACATCCTTGTTAAGATTAAATCTTTCTTACGGAAATGTCCAGAGCCGACAAAGTCTCCACGTCCACTTTAAGATCTGCTCCTTTGACGCGCCAACATGTTTGCTTTATTGGGCCACTGACATTCTGTTGACATCAACAGTTGTTCACTAACCGAATCcaataaatgtatatacttaAATTCTAAAGGAGTGGGTTACAAACTAATTCATAATCTTCGTTGATTCACACGTCATCTTTTTATGATGGGTTAGTACAGCAAACCTTCTCCGGAGCACCGTAAAATAACATCGAAAGCGTGCCAAAAATCCTTAAAATATCTTCTAGCCAAGAGGACAACCAGTGGTTTATTGATTCGCTGTAAAAGAAGAGTAATGTGTGAATTTTTAAAACGTAAACGCGATACGGGAACGTTTTCCTTTAGGACAatacatcacaaacacacatttctaCGTGTGACATATACCGTTTGTATGTAAAAGTGTGTTCTGCCTCCTACCGACGGGGAAGAAGAAGGCGAAACAGGAAGCGGCGTTTGTTCTGTGACTGCagcgcaaaaaaaacaaaaaacaaacaaaaaaactttatcTTGTAAAAGAAAGCATAGTAACGTGATGTTATTGTTTAACGCgatcttcttcctcctcctcctcctcttcttcttcttcttcttcttcttcttcttcttcttcttcttcttcttctattACTATTAATAAGATTTCACCATTCGTTGTGGGAGCTCAAAGTATACAAATTAGAGTATTCCtcctttataaaaaataaatcacatgaTCACGTACAAATCAGTcttagtttttattaatattttaattcttttttattttaatttcacttcaagttttaataattttgttgTGTCTTTGTccttttattattgtttaattaatgttatttccattttaattatttaatatagaaataaatgaaaatgagaaatgctGCCTGGTAACTACGttagctgaaataaaacaagttgattttttattttattttagctaacgtttattttattaacaaactgatttaatgtttttagtttcgacaataaaaatcaaacaaattaaTGTTAAAGTAAACGtacggcatgtttattgttattattattattattattattatcatcatcattattgttattattattattgattttcaAAACAATACACAATTAAGTAACAAATagtaacataaaataaatatttataaaataaataaatataaataaataaatacaaaaaactagttatttataaataaataaataaataaataaataaataaataaataaatcaacaaatcaataaaaacaaaaaaactagtAACCCAGCAAACACAAAACGTTTTTACAACGTTCCACAACGTTGTATTCTGGTTGCAATTAGGTAATGTTGTAGTACAACGTTTTAAagacgttttaaaaacgttttttaaaatagaaaaataatgtaaccaaaataaaacgttttaaaaacgttgtGAAATACCAACCTGGGACGTTTTCTTTAAGTAGTCAAAAAAACGTAAATATCACGTTTGTTTACtacgaaaacaaaactagacCAAACTACAACTTTTGGGAGACGTTTTATTCAGGTGTTAAAATAACGTTATCTGCACGTTGGAAAAataacgttttaaaaacgttgtGAAAATACCAACCTGGGACGTTTTCTTTAAGTAGTCAAAAAAACGTAAATATCACGTTTGTCTACTACGAAAACTAAACTAGACCAAACTACAACCTTTGGTAGACGCTTTATCCAGGTgttaaaataacgtgatcagaACGTTGgaataaaacgttttaaaaacgtcaTGGTAGTACCAAAATACAACCATATGCCAAACCTCCAACGGTAGGCTACGTTCTGTTTGTGAAAAATATACACAGAATATAAACAGAACGTGACAGTAACATTTTAACATCaacgattcagtgactgatCGAGTAACAGATGAGGCTGATGCAGAGCTGAGCATTCTATATCAATGTTGTGAATATACTTTAAGGTGCTCATTTAACTGATAGAATAGCTATATTagag from Pseudorasbora parva isolate DD20220531a chromosome 11, ASM2467924v1, whole genome shotgun sequence harbors:
- the zbtb3 gene encoding zinc finger and BTB domain-containing protein 3 — protein: MEFPGHGQQLLASLRSQRLQGFLCDCTVQVGPTRFRAHRAVLASFSPFFHMFYSDQSMGNTSTVNGGPQRDTVTINGDIVTPQAFGLLLDFMYEGVLQLVTHPPPEDVLAAASFLHMNDVVRVCKRRLQGRGLAEADSTRVEVGANESAKMGGLDSSPREDEPVAETGRDGGLAHCHQSSQQMSLYIDAKTETQSGMANLLTHSVESSDMADTTQPGMDSQPAVSNSCSGPSTYRSSPRPDKTRISARSSSLESALSSPCSTTELIQTETQPVVATAVALSSVDNTSTVQEHESSVFMQTQTLKPQVQNKTTENPGSSQHIQSQNERRHKNTSSSVSSMRNKLKLSRNFREGSLSQTSGEENEESFEVKVEAIVISDEESDDIDETVVMDNGPRMNEDLDDGDDYDDSNHDVEELTDTQFISAHPLIHLPHQEPLSFPPSPQGPNPSSAETAGLPSSLFPASSHPEQQAMYLEDFQDSLGSYMEDVPTCNTCGKTFSCAYTLRRHAIVHTRERPYECSYCYRSYTQSGDLYRHIRKAHDQGLPVKRSRVESDPPPSPPPHHHPPPPPPQT